The nucleotide window GCACCGTGCGAAACCATGCGGTCTCCGCCCGGTCCCGGCCGATCGTCGCCGCATCGGTGGCGGCCAGGATACGGCCTTGCGCATCGGTCACCCCCAACCATACATAGTCCGGCGCCTGCACCGCTTTAATGTCCCGGAGAAATCGCGTCATCGCGGCCGAGTCCCGGCTGTGGAGCACCGGGCTGGAGGCGATGATCCGGACGTCCCCCAGACGTTCGCGCAGAACCCGGTCCACCTTGTCCGCGATCTCCGCCGCCGACAGGCTCAATGTTTCGCCGGTCGCCTGCACAAGCCGGCGCTCCACATACCGCAGCCCCAGCGCCGCGATCGCACAGGCCAGCAGAGAGATGAGCACAATGAGGAGCAGGAGGCGTCGGGAAGGCCCAGCCCAGGGGTAAGCCGATCCGGCTGATGTGTCCGTCCGAGGTGTCATGAGTAGGCCGCGGCCTACTAACCATTCGGCGGATGATTTGTCAAGTGCGCGGACCTGCGGAAGGACTCAGGGTAAACCAGGAGACGCGGGCGGCGCGTTCGGGACAGACGATTCCGTAAAGACGGTCAACTCCACGCGCCGGTTTTTGGCGCGGCTCTCCGGCGTCAGGTTGTCGGCGACCGGCTTGAACTCGCCGAAGCCGGTCGCCTCAAACAGTTCGGGCTTGACCTGATACATCTCGGTCAGCACGCGGACCACCATGACCGCGCGAACGGACGACAATTCCCAGTTGGAGGGAAACTGCGCCGTTTGAATGGGCACGTTGTCCGTATGTCCCTCCACCTTCACGTGCGTCGTCTTCACCCCGACCTCGCTGTGGGAGAAGACCTCTGCGAGAGCCTCCAGGAATGGCAGGGCTTCCGGACGAATGTCGGCGCGGCCGCTTTCGAACAGCGTGCTGTCGGCAATCGTCAGAAGAACCCCCTTGTCGGTGGACAACAACCCCGGGATCGGCTTG belongs to Nitrospirota bacterium and includes:
- a CDS encoding flagellar motor protein, producing the protein MAKKHKHEEHENHERWLVSYADFITLLFAFFVVMYSVSSVNEGKYRAVSESIQAALRPVTSPPVSSHRIDVGDYKSSLIPVAGPKTSFVKKLELAISKLQGPGHPITVKPIPGLLSTDKGVLLTIADSTLFESGRADIRPEALPFLEALAEVFSHSEVGVKTTHVKVEGHTDNVPIQTAQFPSNWELSSVRAVMVVRVLTEMYQVKPELFEATGFGEFKPVADNLTPESRAKNRRVELTVFTESSVPNAPPASPGLP